In the Arachis ipaensis cultivar K30076 chromosome B10, Araip1.1, whole genome shotgun sequence genome, one interval contains:
- the LOC107624326 gene encoding protein DEHYDRATION-INDUCED 19-like — MDSDFWTSRIAAAKRHHALHHHHQPSHFDRLGVDDFDMEDGVRPDFPCPYCYVELDILSLCSHLXXXXXXXXXMQICPICSVKVARDMLSHITLQHAHLFKLQRRRRLRRVAIPNSQALSLLGRDLREAHLQVLLGGGYRTSSTSTVTNAITDPLLSSLIFNFPALEAEEICKSEVTHVEDSSSNPAPVHIWKSSFDPSLTLSSEEREKRMRQAAGRSGFVQDLFFSALLGDQ; from the exons ATGGATTCTGATTTCTGGACCTCGCGTATCGCCGCCGCCAAACGCCACCATGCCCTTCACCACCATCACCAACCTTCCCACTTTG ATCGTTTAGGAGTGGATGATTTTGATATGGAAGATGGGGTTCGACCTGATTTTCCATGCCCCTATTGCTATGTGGAACTCGACATCCTTTCCCTTTGTTCCCATCTNNNNNNNNNNNNNNNNNNNNNNNNNN TCATGCAGATTTGTCCGATATGCTCAGTTAAAGTTGCGCGGGATATGTTGAGTCACATAACGCTCCAGCATGCGCACTTGTTCAAA TTACAGCGACGACGAAGGTTAAGAAGAGTTGCCATTCCTAACAGTCAGGCATTGTCTCTTTTGGGCCGAGATCTTCGCGAGGCTCATTTGCAGGTGCTTCTTGGTGGTGGATACCGAACAAGCAGCACTAGTACTGTGACTAATGCTATTACTGATCCCTTACTATCCTCACTTATTTTTAATTTCCCTGCTTTGGAAGCAGAAGAAATTTGTAAATCTGAGGTAACACATGTTGAAGATTCCTCTTCGAATCCGGCACCTGTACATATCTGGAAATCAAG TTTTGATCCCTCATTGACATTGAGTagtgaagagagagagaaaaggatgAGACAAGCTGCTGGGAGATCCGGTTTTGTGCAGGATTTGTTCTTTTCAGCATTGTTAGGAGACCAATGA